One genomic segment of Roseovarius carneus includes these proteins:
- a CDS encoding putative 2-aminoethylphosphonate ABC transporter permease subunit, which translates to MTAAPDTPDLSTLPPGPKLRPKLSRDDIIMRGSMIIIGLYLVATLVFPLYAMLSKSFSTFTYNLSAYEVQVSDEAGVNFSDPVTFAELDALYGVLDEGDLIAGSDGRLGAAQFFPDFSFRSPVNYRIRNLSPEGRYLIGSDLESSLDWVELDSNTFRRVQLRPEQSFGFGNFQTYFSTPALSNSIKNSVFIATVSTIITVTLAFWFAFALNRSCMRFKGVFRLIAMAPILVPSLLPGIALVYLFGNQGMLKELLFGASIYGPIGIIIGSVFFTFPHAFLIISTALSISDARLYEAATSLRASPWRTFWTVTIPGARYGLVSAAFVVFNLVITDFGLPKVIGGQYNVLAVDIYKQVIGQQNFQMGAVVSVVLVLPAIVAFAIDRFVQSKQVALLSARSVPYEAKPNRKADWVLFGYSCLIGIFIIGMLAVCQFAALVKFWPYDLSFSLNNYDFNRMDGGGWAAYFNSIKMALLTAVIGTAVIFFGAYLVEKSNGFKTGRSIFQMFAMLPMAIPGMVLGLAYIFFFNNPENPLNAIYGTMTILVVCTITHFYTVSHLTASTALQQMDREFESVSSSLKQPTLKLFGRVTVPVCMPAILDISIYMFVNAMTTVSAVVFLYAPATALASIAVLNMDDAGDIAPAAAMGMMIFYTNAVARIIHLIASRGILGRTQAWRQR; encoded by the coding sequence ATGACCGCCGCTCCCGACACGCCCGATCTCAGCACCCTGCCGCCCGGCCCCAAGCTGCGTCCAAAGCTCTCGCGCGACGATATCATCATGCGCGGCTCGATGATCATTATCGGGCTCTACCTCGTGGCCACGCTGGTCTTTCCACTCTATGCGATGCTGTCGAAATCCTTCTCGACCTTCACCTACAACCTCTCGGCTTACGAGGTGCAGGTGAGCGATGAGGCGGGCGTGAACTTCTCCGATCCGGTGACATTTGCCGAGCTTGACGCGCTGTACGGCGTACTGGACGAAGGCGATCTGATCGCAGGCTCAGACGGGCGCCTTGGTGCGGCACAGTTCTTTCCGGATTTCAGCTTCCGAAGCCCCGTCAATTACCGCATCCGCAACCTCTCGCCCGAGGGGCGCTACCTCATCGGCTCCGATCTGGAAAGCTCCCTCGACTGGGTTGAGCTGGATAGCAACACGTTCCGCCGGGTGCAGTTACGGCCCGAACAATCCTTCGGGTTTGGTAATTTCCAGACCTATTTCAGCACGCCGGCGCTATCGAATTCGATCAAGAATTCGGTCTTCATCGCCACGGTCAGCACGATCATCACCGTCACGCTCGCCTTCTGGTTCGCCTTCGCGCTCAACCGCTCCTGCATGCGCTTCAAGGGGGTGTTTCGCCTGATTGCGATGGCCCCGATCCTTGTGCCGTCGCTCTTGCCGGGTATCGCGCTGGTCTATCTTTTCGGCAATCAGGGGATGCTGAAGGAGCTTCTTTTCGGGGCCAGCATTTACGGCCCTATCGGGATCATCATCGGCTCGGTGTTTTTCACCTTCCCGCATGCCTTCCTGATTATCTCCACCGCCCTGTCGATCTCGGACGCGCGGCTCTATGAGGCCGCAACCTCCCTGCGCGCCTCGCCCTGGCGCACCTTCTGGACGGTGACCATCCCCGGCGCGCGCTATGGTCTTGTGTCGGCGGCGTTCGTGGTCTTCAACCTCGTGATCACCGATTTTGGCCTGCCCAAGGTGATCGGCGGGCAATACAACGTGCTGGCCGTCGATATCTATAAACAGGTCATCGGACAGCAAAACTTCCAGATGGGTGCGGTTGTGTCGGTCGTGCTGGTGCTGCCCGCGATCGTGGCCTTCGCCATCGACCGTTTCGTGCAGAGCAAGCAAGTGGCGCTCCTCTCGGCCCGCTCAGTGCCTTACGAGGCCAAACCTAACAGAAAGGCCGATTGGGTCCTCTTTGGGTATTCCTGCCTGATCGGTATTTTCATCATCGGCATGCTGGCCGTGTGCCAATTCGCGGCACTGGTGAAATTCTGGCCCTATGACCTCAGCTTCAGCCTCAACAATTATGACTTCAACCGCATGGATGGCGGCGGTTGGGCGGCTTATTTCAACTCGATCAAGATGGCGCTTTTGACCGCCGTGATCGGCACTGCGGTGATTTTCTTCGGGGCCTATCTGGTGGAAAAATCCAACGGGTTCAAAACTGGCCGTTCGATTTTTCAGATGTTCGCGATGCTCCCCATGGCCATTCCGGGCATGGTGCTGGGCCTTGCTTACATCTTCTTCTTCAACAACCCCGAGAACCCGCTCAATGCGATCTACGGCACGATGACCATCCTTGTCGTCTGCACGATCACCCACTTCTACACGGTCTCGCACCTCACCGCCTCCACCGCCCTGCAACAGATGGACCGTGAGTTCGAATCTGTCTCCTCCTCGCTCAAACAGCCCACGCTGAAGCTCTTTGGCCGGGTGACGGTGCCGGTCTGTATGCCCGCCATTCTGGACATCTCAATCTATATGTTCGTGAACGCTATGACGACCGTTTCGGCGGTGGTGTTTCTCTATGCACCCGCCACCGCGCTGGCCTCTATCGCGGTGCTGAACATGGATGATGCGGGCGATATCGCCCCGGCGGCGGCAATGGGCATGATGATCTTCTACACAAACGCAGTGGCACGGATCATTCACCTCATCGCCTCACGCGGCATCCTCGGGCGCACGCAGGCCTGGCGGCAACGGTAG
- a CDS encoding Na/Pi cotransporter family protein: MLIVSFLIQLAGATMLLLFAVRMVRTGIERAFGASFQRVLTQSRNPVRGASAGLAMAIVLQSSAAVALLVAGFSAAGALSFGAGLAVVLGADLGSALLIQVFSFKLDWLVPVLLAVGGGLFVKASQRRPRQFGRIILGIAFILISLRFLRETMEPIQDSSFLPAVAGYLAADPITAFIVGAALAFVMHSSVAAILMCVTLVQVGAIPVGAGVSLVLGANLGSAMIPVWLTRAMVPAARRVPLANLMLRGAGAMLALYAVLRLDLVPMLGAPGSAQGLINAHILFNATLLILLVVVHWLERPFLRILPDAPESAEAQSPLHRSVLDQAALEHPHLALATLRREVLRMVQMTQGMMQPVLTLFDTYDPVRARAAIAEDRFVNMALDDIRRYAAAIRTEDLPKGEAKRLRELTEYAIAIEAAGDIVAKRLIPLAREKYEKGIKFSAGGQAEISHMHEQTEANMTLACNLLVSDDLESARLLLEEKQEMARLERKSRKRHLKRLSEGVQISFDSSDIHLETASSLRDFNSYLASAAYPILHRGGQLLETRLIDQDIDDIEIRQR, encoded by the coding sequence ATGCTGATCGTTTCATTTCTGATTCAGCTTGCCGGGGCAACGATGCTCTTACTCTTTGCCGTGCGCATGGTGCGCACGGGGATCGAGCGTGCGTTTGGCGCCTCTTTTCAACGGGTTCTGACGCAGAGCCGCAACCCGGTGCGTGGCGCGAGCGCGGGGCTGGCGATGGCAATTGTCTTGCAAAGTTCCGCGGCTGTGGCGCTTTTGGTGGCGGGGTTCTCGGCAGCGGGTGCGCTCAGCTTTGGGGCGGGGCTGGCGGTGGTGCTGGGGGCAGATCTGGGCTCGGCGCTGCTCATTCAGGTGTTCTCGTTCAAGCTGGACTGGCTCGTGCCGGTGCTTCTGGCTGTGGGGGGTGGGCTGTTTGTTAAGGCCTCCCAACGCCGCCCACGCCAGTTTGGCCGGATCATCCTCGGCATCGCGTTTATCCTTATCTCGCTGCGCTTCCTGCGCGAGACGATGGAGCCTATTCAAGACAGCAGCTTCCTGCCAGCTGTGGCCGGATACCTTGCCGCTGATCCGATCACGGCGTTCATCGTGGGGGCCGCTCTGGCCTTCGTGATGCATTCCAGCGTGGCGGCAATCTTGATGTGTGTGACGCTGGTGCAGGTGGGTGCGATCCCGGTTGGTGCGGGCGTGTCTCTGGTGCTGGGTGCGAACCTCGGGAGCGCGATGATCCCCGTGTGGCTCACCCGCGCGATGGTGCCTGCCGCGCGGCGGGTGCCGTTGGCCAATCTGATGTTGCGCGGGGCAGGGGCGATGCTTGCACTCTACGCGGTGCTGCGTCTTGATCTGGTGCCGATGCTGGGCGCGCCCGGATCGGCGCAAGGGTTGATCAATGCGCATATTCTCTTCAATGCCACGCTCCTAATCCTGCTCGTTGTGGTGCACTGGCTGGAACGGCCCTTCCTGCGGATATTGCCCGATGCGCCCGAGTCTGCCGAGGCGCAATCGCCGCTGCATCGTTCGGTGCTGGATCAGGCGGCGCTGGAGCATCCGCATCTGGCGCTGGCCACGCTGCGCCGCGAGGTCTTGCGCATGGTGCAGATGACCCAAGGGATGATGCAGCCCGTGCTGACGCTTTTTGACACCTATGATCCCGTCCGCGCGCGCGCCGCCATCGCCGAGGATCGCTTCGTCAACATGGCGCTCGATGATATCCGCCGCTATGCCGCCGCGATCCGCACCGAAGACCTGCCGAAGGGCGAGGCCAAACGCCTGCGCGAGCTGACGGAATATGCCATCGCCATTGAGGCGGCGGGCGATATCGTGGCCAAGCGGCTCATCCCGCTGGCGCGCGAAAAGTACGAGAAGGGCATTAAGTTTTCCGCTGGAGGGCAGGCCGAGATTTCGCATATGCACGAGCAGACCGAGGCAAACATGACGCTTGCGTGCAATCTGTTGGTCTCGGACGATCTGGAATCGGCGCGGCTCTTGCTGGAGGAAAAGCAGGAGATGGCGCGGCTTGAACGCAAAAGCCGCAAGCGGCATCTTAAACGGCTGAGCGAAGGCGTCCAGATCAGCTTCGATTCAAGCGATATCCATCTGGAGACCGCGAGCAGCCTGCGTGATTTCAACAGCTACCTCGCCTCTGCGGCCTATCCGATCCTGCACCGCGGCGGGCAGCTTCTGGAGACGCGTCTCATCGATCAGGATATCGACGATATCGAGATCCGGCAGCGCTGA
- a CDS encoding DMT family transporter — protein sequence MSLWVFCLVLFAAFLHALWNAIVKGAGDKAVMLGLIAFGHVIFGVVVLIFAGAPGAGAVPYLIASTVIHWAYYALLNTAYRVGDLSVVYPIARGLSPILIAVGAQVWAGEVLPLAAWIGILAVSGGIMALAMQGRAGAMPLVGFAAAGGVALSIASYSLVDGIGVRGAQSVWGYIGWLFVLEGFVVAYVMGTKWARMRALPMRSVALGIFGGVVSSAAYALVLVAKTMAPLGVVSALRETSVIFAALIGVWWFTEGPKRGRIAASVFVGVGIALIAGFEGS from the coding sequence TTGAGTCTTTGGGTCTTTTGCCTGGTTTTGTTCGCCGCGTTCCTGCATGCGCTGTGGAATGCCATCGTCAAAGGGGCGGGCGACAAGGCGGTGATGTTGGGCCTCATTGCGTTTGGCCATGTTATCTTCGGGGTGGTCGTGCTGATTTTCGCAGGTGCGCCGGGGGCGGGGGCGGTGCCTTATCTCATCGCCTCGACGGTGATCCATTGGGCCTATTACGCGCTCTTGAATACGGCCTACAGGGTGGGCGATTTGAGCGTGGTCTATCCGATCGCGCGGGGGCTTTCGCCCATTTTGATCGCAGTCGGTGCGCAGGTCTGGGCGGGCGAAGTGCTGCCACTGGCGGCTTGGATCGGCATCCTGGCCGTCTCGGGCGGAATCATGGCGCTGGCCATGCAGGGGCGGGCTGGGGCCATGCCGCTGGTGGGGTTTGCTGCCGCCGGGGGCGTGGCGCTGTCGATCGCGAGCTATTCGCTGGTTGACGGGATTGGCGTGCGGGGCGCACAGAGCGTTTGGGGCTATATCGGCTGGCTCTTTGTGCTGGAGGGGTTTGTCGTGGCCTATGTGATGGGCACGAAGTGGGCGCGGATGCGGGCGCTGCCGATGCGCAGCGTGGCGCTCGGGATCTTTGGCGGTGTCGTATCCTCGGCGGCCTATGCGCTGGTGCTGGTGGCCAAGACGATGGCCCCGTTGGGGGTCGTGTCGGCGCTGCGCGAGACATCGGTGATCTTTGCGGCCCTGATCGGGGTGTGGTGGTTCACCGAGGGGCCGAAACGGGGGCGCATCGCGGCGTCGGTTTTTGTGGGGGTTGGCATCGCGCTGATCGCCGGATTTGAAGGAAGTTGA
- the pbfA gene encoding (R)-1-hydroxy-2-aminoethylphosphonate ammonia-lyase — protein MQHTEGEANTSAARAAWSAREGDEAARDLLARDAGAFLHQSLSSPCVATIAKAEGIWIEDVAGRRYMDFHGNSVHHIGYGHPRLVAAVKDQLDRLPFSPRRFTNDVSVALAEKLATIAPGELSKVLFTTGGSDAVEVAMRLARAATGRFKTLSFWDAFHGAGFGAASVGGEATFRSHIAGPLLPGSEHVAPFHCYHCAYGHPGPEACGLACASMVEYVLAREGDVAAVVAEPMRAVPVVPPPGYWQAVREACHKHGALLIMDEIPTGLGKTGRMFGFEHDGVVPDIAVLGKALGGGILPIAAVLARADLDVAGDFAIGHYTHEKNPVTARAALTTIEIIEDEGLVERAARLGEVAMVRLQQSLGAHPNVGDIRGRGLMMGVEIVSDRDARTPAPALAEAIYYTCLAEGLSFKISAGNVLTLSPPLVIAERDLDAALGIVERSVRACAP, from the coding sequence ATGCAGCATACCGAGGGCGAGGCCAATACCAGTGCTGCGCGCGCCGCATGGTCTGCGCGCGAGGGGGACGAGGCTGCGCGCGATTTGTTGGCGCGCGATGCTGGGGCGTTTTTGCACCAATCGCTGTCCTCGCCTTGTGTGGCGACAATTGCGAAGGCCGAAGGCATCTGGATCGAGGATGTGGCCGGGCGGCGCTACATGGATTTCCATGGCAACTCGGTGCATCATATCGGATACGGGCATCCGCGCCTTGTGGCGGCGGTGAAGGATCAGCTGGATCGGCTGCCATTTTCACCGCGCCGGTTTACCAATGATGTGTCTGTGGCGTTGGCTGAGAAGCTGGCAACGATTGCGCCGGGGGAGTTGAGCAAGGTTCTGTTCACGACCGGAGGATCGGATGCGGTTGAGGTGGCGATGCGGCTGGCGCGCGCGGCCACGGGGCGGTTCAAGACGCTGAGCTTTTGGGACGCGTTTCATGGTGCGGGCTTTGGGGCCGCCTCGGTGGGTGGAGAGGCAACGTTTCGTAGCCACATTGCCGGGCCTTTGCTTCCGGGGTCCGAGCATGTCGCGCCGTTTCATTGCTATCATTGTGCGTACGGGCATCCGGGGCCGGAGGCTTGCGGCTTGGCCTGTGCCTCCATGGTTGAGTATGTTCTGGCCCGCGAGGGCGATGTGGCCGCTGTGGTGGCCGAGCCGATGCGGGCGGTGCCTGTGGTGCCTCCGCCGGGATATTGGCAGGCGGTGCGGGAGGCGTGTCATAAGCATGGTGCGCTTTTGATTATGGATGAGATACCTACCGGGCTGGGCAAGACGGGGCGCATGTTTGGGTTTGAGCATGACGGCGTGGTGCCGGATATCGCGGTGTTGGGCAAAGCGCTGGGCGGGGGCATCCTGCCGATTGCGGCGGTTCTGGCGCGGGCTGATCTGGATGTCGCGGGGGATTTTGCGATTGGGCATTACACCCATGAAAAGAACCCGGTGACGGCGCGTGCGGCTCTGACCACGATTGAGATTATCGAAGACGAGGGGCTGGTGGAGCGCGCCGCACGGTTGGGCGAGGTGGCGATGGTGCGGCTGCAACAGAGCCTTGGTGCGCATCCCAATGTGGGCGATATCCGCGGGCGCGGCCTGATGATGGGGGTTGAGATTGTCAGCGACCGGGATGCACGCACGCCAGCCCCTGCATTGGCCGAGGCGATTTATTACACGTGTCTTGCGGAAGGTTTGAGCTTCAAGATATCTGCCGGGAATGTCCTGACGCTGTCACCCCCGTTGGTGATTGCCGAGAGGGATCTGGACGCGGCGCTTGGCATTGTGGAGCGGTCCGTGCGGGCCTGCGCGCCTTGA
- the phnY gene encoding phosphonoacetaldehyde dehydrogenase, with the protein MSGQEIRHEGMRIGGEVVFTDKVVEVRYPYTDEVIGTVPAGTAEHAAKAFGIAAAYQAKLTRYERSQILTRAGELIGEKREYLAKWLTLELGICHQHAIYETKRAQDVYQFAAMQSMNDDGEIFSCDLTHNGKARKIYTKREPVRAISAITPFNHPLNMVSHKIAPSIATNNCMVCKPTELTPLTCIALADILYEAGLPPEMFQVVTGLPADIGDEMITNDNIDIITFTGGVPVGKMIASKAGYKRQALELGGNDPLIICNDLSETDLDRAATIAVAGATGNSGQRCTAIKRILVQESVADIFVSLVLEKAQRIKFGDPQDPETELGCVIHAQAAELFERRVFMAEAAGAQILYHPGREGALLPPIVVDHVPHESELVMEETFGPIIPIVRVPDDDAEVMRISNGTEFGLSSGVCTNDLNRAIAYINGLNVGTCNIWEQPGYRIEMSPFGGIKDSGNGVKEGVIEAMKFFTNVKTYSLPWPE; encoded by the coding sequence ATGAGCGGGCAGGAGATCCGCCATGAGGGCATGCGCATTGGAGGCGAGGTTGTCTTTACCGACAAGGTCGTCGAGGTGCGCTATCCCTACACCGATGAGGTGATCGGCACCGTGCCTGCGGGCACAGCGGAGCATGCGGCAAAAGCGTTTGGGATTGCAGCGGCTTATCAAGCAAAGCTCACGCGGTATGAGCGCAGCCAGATCCTGACCCGCGCGGGCGAATTGATTGGCGAGAAGCGGGAGTATCTCGCGAAATGGCTGACGCTGGAGCTCGGGATTTGTCACCAGCACGCGATCTACGAGACCAAGCGCGCGCAGGACGTCTACCAGTTTGCCGCGATGCAATCCATGAACGACGACGGCGAGATTTTCTCCTGTGATCTCACGCATAATGGCAAGGCGCGCAAGATCTACACCAAGCGCGAGCCAGTGCGCGCGATCTCGGCGATCACGCCGTTCAACCACCCGCTCAACATGGTCAGCCACAAGATCGCGCCGTCGATTGCCACCAACAATTGCATGGTGTGCAAGCCCACGGAGCTGACGCCGCTGACTTGTATCGCGCTGGCCGATATCCTCTATGAGGCGGGACTTCCGCCCGAGATGTTTCAGGTCGTGACAGGCCTGCCCGCGGACATTGGTGACGAGATGATCACCAATGACAATATCGACATCATCACCTTCACCGGCGGGGTTCCCGTGGGCAAGATGATCGCGAGCAAGGCCGGCTACAAGCGGCAGGCGCTGGAGCTGGGTGGGAACGATCCGCTGATCATCTGCAATGATTTGTCGGAGACCGATCTGGACCGCGCGGCGACGATTGCGGTGGCGGGGGCTACGGGGAACTCGGGCCAGCGCTGCACCGCGATCAAGCGAATTTTGGTGCAGGAAAGCGTGGCGGATATCTTCGTGTCGCTGGTGCTGGAAAAGGCGCAGCGGATCAAATTCGGCGATCCGCAAGATCCCGAGACCGAGCTTGGCTGCGTGATCCACGCCCAGGCGGCGGAGCTTTTTGAGCGTCGCGTGTTCATGGCCGAGGCGGCGGGGGCACAGATACTTTATCATCCGGGCCGTGAGGGGGCTTTGCTGCCGCCCATCGTGGTGGATCATGTGCCGCACGAGTCGGAGCTGGTGATGGAAGAAACTTTTGGCCCGATCATTCCCATCGTGCGCGTGCCCGATGATGACGCCGAAGTGATGCGGATCTCCAACGGGACGGAATTTGGCTTGAGCTCAGGTGTCTGCACCAACGATCTCAACCGCGCGATTGCCTATATCAATGGGCTGAACGTGGGCACCTGCAACATCTGGGAGCAACCCGGCTACCGCATCGAGATGTCGCCTTTTGGCGGTATCAAGGACAGCGGCAACGGTGTCAAAGAGGGCGTGATCGAGGCGATGAAATTCTTCACCAATGTGAAGACATACTCCCTGCCATGGCCGGAGTGA
- the phnA gene encoding phosphonoacetate hydrolase, producing the protein MPITSPVTANDRTYPAPKTCAIAICLDGCEPEYLEVAIAEGLMPTLKRMRAEGTDRLAHSVIPSFTNPNNMSIATGRPPSVHGICGNFLYDPETQTEVMMNDVRFLRAPTIFSKFYEAGARVAVVTAKDKLRALLGAGLHFDEDRAIAFSSERSANTTVAEHGIDRASEWLGMDVPEVYSAELSEFVFAAGVKILKEWAPDVMYLSTTDYVQHKFAPHQQGAKDFYAMFDKYLAELDALGAAIVVTADHGMKPKHDEAGEPKVIYVQDLMDEWLGKDAARVILPITDPYVVHHGALGSFATAYLPEGADAADIIKRLAARDEILDVMNKADAVARFELPGDRIGDIVMISTENMTLGTSEHRHDLAALNEPLRSHGGLTEQEVPFIVNRVIDLPNQPELRNFDAFFYAATAAAL; encoded by the coding sequence ATGCCCATCACATCCCCGGTCACCGCAAATGACCGCACATACCCGGCCCCCAAAACCTGCGCCATCGCGATCTGCCTTGACGGGTGTGAGCCGGAATACCTTGAGGTGGCCATTGCCGAGGGCCTGATGCCCACGTTAAAACGGATGCGGGCGGAGGGTACTGACAGGCTGGCCCATTCGGTGATCCCAAGCTTTACCAACCCCAACAACATGTCGATCGCCACCGGGCGGCCGCCGTCTGTGCATGGCATCTGTGGCAACTTTCTCTACGATCCCGAGACCCAGACCGAGGTGATGATGAACGATGTGCGCTTCCTGCGCGCGCCGACGATCTTCTCCAAATTCTATGAGGCGGGTGCGCGGGTCGCTGTGGTCACCGCAAAGGACAAGCTGCGCGCGCTTCTGGGGGCGGGGCTGCACTTCGACGAGGACCGCGCGATTGCGTTCTCAAGCGAGCGGTCCGCCAACACCACCGTGGCCGAGCACGGCATTGACCGGGCCAGCGAGTGGTTGGGTATGGACGTGCCGGAGGTCTACTCCGCCGAGCTGTCGGAGTTCGTGTTCGCCGCCGGTGTGAAAATCCTCAAGGAGTGGGCACCGGATGTGATGTATCTCTCGACCACCGACTATGTGCAGCACAAATTCGCGCCGCATCAGCAGGGCGCGAAGGATTTCTACGCCATGTTCGACAAATACCTGGCCGAGCTGGACGCGCTGGGTGCGGCCATCGTGGTCACGGCGGATCACGGGATGAAGCCCAAGCATGACGAAGCGGGCGAGCCCAAAGTGATCTACGTGCAAGACCTGATGGATGAATGGCTGGGCAAGGACGCCGCCCGCGTGATCCTGCCCATCACCGATCCTTATGTTGTGCACCACGGCGCGCTGGGCAGCTTTGCCACGGCCTATCTGCCCGAGGGCGCGGATGCGGCAGACATCATCAAGCGGCTGGCTGCGCGCGATGAAATCCTAGACGTTATGAACAAGGCTGACGCGGTGGCGCGGTTTGAGCTTCCGGGCGACCGGATCGGTGATATCGTGATGATCTCGACAGAGAACATGACCCTTGGCACATCCGAGCATCGCCATGACCTTGCAGCCCTCAACGAGCCTCTGCGCAGTCACGGGGGCCTGACCGAGCAGGAAGTGCCCTTCATCGTGAACCGGGTGATCGACCTGCCAAACCAGCCCGAGCTGCGCAACTTTGATGCGTTCTTCTATGCCGCAACGGCGGCGGCGCTATGA
- a CDS encoding 2-aminoethylphosphonate--pyruvate transaminase, with product MSSTPAPLPAPEMGEPYLLTPGPLTTSYAVKQAMLRDWGSWDEDFRAMTREMRSGLLDLIGPGSDAYDCVPIQGSGSYLVEAMLGTFVPKDGKVLVLSNGAYGQRAAQTMEVLGRAYRLLDKGDYMPPRGDEVAAILAEDPAITHVLIIHCETSSGILNPVEEIAAAAHAAGRAVLIDSMSAFGAIPLEAETIGYTAMVSSANKCIEGVPGFGFVIARKTALESAKGNCHSLSLDIHAQWAAMEKTGQWRFTPPTHVVAAFLEALRAHKAEGGVAARGARYAKNRDTMVDGMRALGFETLLADRWLSPIIVTFFCPADPAFDFATFYDAMKARGFIIYPGKLTVVDSFRIGCIGQMDEYVMRAVTDAARDTLTEMGVVSAAPPAKALEERKKLAA from the coding sequence ATGTCGTCCACCCCCGCCCCCCTTCCTGCCCCAGAGATGGGCGAGCCCTATCTGCTCACGCCGGGACCATTGACCACATCCTATGCGGTCAAGCAGGCCATGCTACGTGATTGGGGCAGCTGGGACGAAGATTTCCGCGCCATGACGCGGGAGATGCGCAGCGGCCTTCTTGATCTGATCGGGCCAGGGTCGGACGCCTATGATTGCGTGCCGATCCAAGGCTCGGGCAGCTACCTCGTGGAGGCGATGCTGGGCACGTTTGTGCCCAAGGACGGCAAGGTGCTGGTGCTGTCGAACGGCGCTTATGGCCAGCGCGCAGCACAGACGATGGAGGTGTTGGGACGCGCCTATCGCCTTTTGGACAAGGGCGATTATATGCCACCGCGTGGTGACGAAGTGGCCGCGATCCTTGCCGAGGATCCTGCGATCACCCATGTGCTGATCATCCATTGCGAGACAAGCTCCGGCATCCTCAACCCCGTGGAAGAGATCGCCGCCGCCGCCCATGCCGCCGGGCGCGCTGTGCTGATCGACAGCATGTCGGCCTTTGGCGCAATCCCGCTGGAGGCCGAGACAATCGGTTATACTGCCATGGTCTCGTCGGCCAACAAATGTATCGAGGGCGTGCCGGGCTTCGGCTTCGTCATCGCACGCAAGACGGCGCTTGAGAGCGCTAAGGGCAATTGTCATTCGCTCAGCCTTGATATCCATGCGCAATGGGCCGCGATGGAGAAAACCGGGCAATGGCGCTTTACGCCACCCACCCATGTGGTCGCGGCCTTCCTTGAGGCGCTGCGCGCGCACAAGGCCGAGGGCGGCGTGGCCGCACGCGGCGCGCGGTACGCGAAAAACCGTGATACCATGGTGGACGGGATGCGCGCCCTTGGGTTCGAAACACTTCTGGCCGACCGCTGGCTCAGCCCCATTATCGTGACGTTTTTCTGCCCCGCCGATCCGGCGTTCGACTTTGCCACCTTCTATGACGCGATGAAGGCGCGCGGGTTCATCATCTACCCCGGCAAGCTGACCGTGGTGGACAGTTTCCGCATTGGCTGTATCGGCCAGATGGACGAATATGTGATGCGCGCCGTGACGGATGCGGCACGCGACACTCTTACAGAGATGGGCGTGGTCTCTGCCGCGCCGCCCGCCAAAGCGCTGGAAGAGCGCAAGAAACTCGCCGCTTGA
- a CDS encoding LysR substrate-binding domain-containing protein, whose amino-acid sequence MRYSQIRAFHHVAIHGGFSRAAEALSLTQPAVSEQVRKLEVDHDVLLFDRGQRQVTLTQAGAQLLICTKKLFEVEDEITEVLSEGRTALEGRLRIIADSAFHLTTRLRAFRQRHPGVFISLRTGNTAQITRALRSYDAEIGVVGAKGPGADMLTRDLGTSPIVAFAAHSLALPAAMTFAEIAAYPLVFREEGSKTRQEVERAAADAGLPLTPAIEATGREAVREVVAEGAGIGFVSRAEFGHDDRLAQIEITDSDLTMTETLICLRQRRDVRLIRSFMEMDG is encoded by the coding sequence ATGCGTTATAGCCAGATCCGCGCCTTTCACCATGTCGCCATCCATGGCGGCTTTTCACGCGCCGCAGAGGCGCTGTCGCTCACGCAGCCTGCGGTCTCCGAACAGGTGCGCAAGCTGGAGGTGGATCACGATGTGTTGCTCTTTGATCGCGGCCAGCGGCAAGTCACCCTGACGCAAGCAGGCGCGCAGCTTTTGATCTGCACCAAGAAGCTTTTCGAGGTGGAGGATGAGATTACAGAAGTCCTCAGCGAGGGGCGCACGGCCCTTGAGGGGCGGCTCAGGATCATCGCCGATAGCGCGTTTCACCTCACCACCCGCTTGCGCGCCTTTCGGCAGCGGCATCCAGGCGTCTTTATCTCCCTGCGCACCGGCAATACGGCCCAGATCACCCGCGCCTTGCGCAGCTATGACGCGGAGATCGGCGTGGTCGGCGCGAAAGGTCCCGGCGCCGATATGCTGACCCGCGATCTGGGCACCTCACCCATCGTGGCCTTTGCCGCCCACAGCCTCGCCTTGCCTGCCGCCATGACCTTCGCCGAGATCGCGGCCTACCCCCTCGTGTTCCGCGAGGAAGGCTCCAAAACACGGCAGGAGGTCGAGCGCGCGGCCGCCGACGCGGGCCTTCCCCTCACCCCCGCAATTGAGGCCACGGGGCGCGAGGCGGTGCGCGAGGTGGTGGCGGAAGGCGCAGGTATCGGGTTCGTGTCGCGTGCGGAGTTCGGCCATGACGACCGTCTCGCGCAGATCGAGATCACCGATAGCGACCTCACCATGACCGAAACGCTGATTTGCCTGCGCCAACGCCGCGATGTGCGCCTCATTCGAAGCTTCATGGAGATGGACGGCTGA